One segment of Primulina tabacum isolate GXHZ01 chromosome 14, ASM2559414v2, whole genome shotgun sequence DNA contains the following:
- the LOC142525351 gene encoding heat shock cognate 70 kDa protein-like, producing MAGTSEGPAIGIDLGTTYSCVAVWHRDRIQIIPNDQGLRITPSCVAFNEREHLVGDAALNVLAMNPANTIFGAKRLIGRRFSDPLVQTDMKHWPFNVICGAHDKPIIVVTSKGQKKNCTAEQVSSMVLTKMKKIAEDFLGVPVKNAVITVPAYFNDSQKRATRIAGCISGLNVLRIIVEPTAAAVAYGLDNMFSSSEEKNVLIFDLGGGTFDVSILTMEKTTFKVKSIAGDTHLGGEDFDDRMVNHFVKEFERKHGKVVSDNPRALGRLRTACERAKRNLSFMSHTTIAIDCFYDGVDFESKITQAKFEELNMDLFKECIGHVEKCLNDAGMDKTSIHDVVLVGGSTRIPKVQELLKDFFNGKELCKSIHPDEAIAYGAAVQAANLTGQGNPEIQDLVLWDVTPLSLGISTIDDNMSVVVPRNTIVPTKKEKGFTTTSDDQTSVTFRVFEGERPKTSDNILLDKFVLSGIPPAPRGVASINVCFDIDVNGILTVSAKDKESGNENQITISNVTGILSKDEIDRMLEEAERFKFEDEELKTKMDAKNSLERYIYGTRATILSKKLPDSEARNLEDEIKSAIKWLDEQKVIEVDVFEKKRKDLESIWNPIIFKF from the exons ATGGCTGGGACAAGTGAAGGACCGGCAATAGGAATTGATTTGGGCACCACTTATTCATGCGTAGCTGTGTGGCATCGGGATCGTATTCAGATCATACCCAATGACCAGGGCCTCCGCATTACGCCTTCTTGTGTAGCTTTCAATGAAAGAGAACATCTCGTTGGCGATGCTGCCTTGAATGTGTTAGCCATGAACCCGGCTAACACTATTTTTG GCGCCAAAAGATTGATCGGTAGGAGATTTAGCGACCCTTTGGTCCAAACAGACATGAAGCACTGGCCTTTTAATGTAATTTGTGGTGCTCATGATAAGCCCATAATTGTGGTGACCAGCAAAGGTCAAAAGAAAAATTGTACTGCTGAACAGGTTTCTTCAATGGTTCTCACCAAAATGAAGAAGATTGCTGAAGATTTTCTTGGAGTTCCAGTTAAAAACGCAGTTATTACTGTACCTGCCTATTTCAATGATTCCCAAAAGAGGGCTACCCGGATTGCCGGGTGCATTTCTGGGCTCAATGTCTTGCGTatcattgttgaaccaactGCTGCAGCCGTTGCCTACGGTCTTGATAACATGTTTAGCAGCTCTGAAGAAAAGAACGTTCTTATTTTCGACTTAGGTGGTGGTACTTTTGATGTTTCTATTCTCACAATGGAGAAAACTACCTTTAAGGTGAAGTCAATTGCAGGTGACACCCACCTCGGGGGAGAGGATTTCGACGACAGAATGGTGAACCATTTTGTCAAAGAATTCGAGAGGAAGCACGGAAAGGTTGTAAGTGACAATCCCCGAGCATTGGGAAGGTTGAGGACAGCTTGTGAGAGGGCAAAGAGAAATCTGTCTTTTATGTCACATACAACTATTGCAATTGACTGTTTTTATGATGGAGTCGATTTTGAGAGTAAAATTACACAGGCCAAATTTGAAGAGCTCAACATGGACTTGTTTAAGGAATGCATTGGCCATGTCGAGAAGTGTTTGAATGACGCCGGTATGGACAAGACAAGCATCCATGATGTGGTGCTTGTTGGTGGATCCACTAGGATTCCAAAGGTGCAGGAATTGCTTAAAGATTTCTTCAATGGGAAGGAATTATGCAAAAGCATTCACCCCGATGAGGCCATAGCCTACGGCGCAGCGGTACAAGCGGCGAATTTGACTGGACAGGGCAATCCCGAGATTCAAGACTTGGTGTTGTGGGATGTCACCCCTCTCTCTCTTGGTATAAGCACTATTGATGATAACATGAGCGTAGTAGTCCCTAGGAACACCATAGTTCCTACGAAGAAGGAAAAAGGATTCACCACTACTTCCGATGACCAGACTAGTGTGACGTTCCGAGTGTTCGAGGGTGAAAGGCCTAAAACAAGCGACAACATTCTGTTGGATAAATTTGTTTTGTCTGGCATTCCTCCTGCTCCAAGAGGGGTCGCTTCAATAAATGTGTGCTTTGATATTGATGTTAATGGAATCTTAACAGTGTCCGCTAAAGATAAAGAATCTGGTAATGAAAACCAGATCACAATTAGTAACGTTACAGGCATACTGTCCAAGGATGAGATTGACAGAATGTTGGAGGAAGCAGAGAGATTTAAGTTCGAAGATGAAGAGCTTAAAACAAAAATGGACGCAAAAAATTCTTTGGAAAGATATATCTATGGCACTAGAGCTACTATTTTGAGCAAAAAACTACCAGACAGCGAAGCCAGAAACTTAGAAGACGAGATCAAGTCTGCTATCAAGTGGTTGGATGAACAGAAAGTTATAGAAGTTGATGTATTTGAGAAAAAGAGAAAGGACTTGGAGAGCATCTGGAATCctataattttcaaattctaG